The DNA sequence AATACCATACGCTCATAGTCTTTTCGGTTATGAATGGGAGAAAGGGCAACAGTTTTGCTAAGTTGTTGCCAAGCATTTTCTAATTCGAGCATGTTCATTTCTTCCACCGTCCCTTATCGTAAATGGCATGGGTAAGAATCTGCTTAATGTAACAAATTTGTTTTAGAAAACTTATAAAAGTAATTAATCGATAGCGATTTCCGCAAATATCAAAAACAATTAAATCTTCAACTTTATCCATTGAGCCAAAAATAGACTTTAGTTGAGAGTAATTGTCGAATGACTGGGATTCAATAATTCTTCTCCAACTTTGTAAGGGTTTAAGGGCATCTGGGTGGTTTGCTGAAAACTCAATGATTCGTTTATTGGAAATGACGCGCATCACCCATTTTATTGCAAAATGCAATAAAAGAAAGAAGAATATTTAGCCCATGAAAAAAGAATCGGATTAATTAAAAAAGATTGGTTCAGGAATCAGGTCGACTCCGAAGGTCTCTTTCACCTTTTTCTGAATCTGCTCCGCAAGACCAAGCAGTTCCCCTGCATTCCCGCCACCCCGATGGGTAAGAACCAGGGCCTGTTTGTTGTGAACCCCCACATTACCCAGTTGCATCCCTTTGAAGCCGCATTGATCGATGAGCCAACCGGCTGCTAACTTGCTATGCGTAGCCGATTCTGGATAACTCACAATCTGTGGAAATTGTTCTTTAAGGAATTGCAATTGCTGGTTGGAAATCACAGGATTTTGAAAAAAACTACCCACATTACCAATCACCTTAGGGTCCGGTAATTTTTGAGCGCGGATGGCACACACCGCATCAAAGATTTCATAGGCAGCAATTGAATCAACTGCGCGATTAGCAAAATGGTTGGTGAGATCGGCATATGACACGCGCGGTTGCCATACCTTGGGCAGATCAAAAATTACTGCTGTGATCACAAAGCGATTGGGCTCATCTTTAAAAAGACTATGCCGATACGAAAATTGGCAATCAGCCTTCGATAAAGCCACCCACTGATTGGTTTGGCAATCGTAGGCCTCCACCGCCTCGATGTACTCTTTGACTTCAACCCCATAGGCGCCAATATTTTGGATGGGGGCTGCTCCAACCGTGCCAGGAATCAAGGCAAGGTTTTCAAGGCCGCGATAGTTTTGATCCAAGGTCCAACGAACGAAGGCATGCCAGCTCACCCCGGCTCCTACCCGCAATCGTGTATTTGAATCACGATTCTCTAGAACCTCGATGAAATCGATGTCCATCAGGAGGGTGACTCCTTGTAATTGGTCGGGTAAAACAACGTTACTACCTCCTCCAAGAACGCGATGGGATAACCCAGCATTTCTAGCCCAGCGAATCGCAGCGGGGATTTGCTCAGCTTGGGTAATCGGCAAAACCCACTCGGCCACCACATCAAAGCCTAAGGTATTACGATCCTCTAAGGAGTAATTGGCGAGTGGCTTGCAATCAAAGTTCATGCCACAATCTTATTCGGGTTTTGCAGGAAGAACGAAATTGGTCTAAAAATAGCAAAACCGTCATGATTACAACATTCGTTTGGAGAGGTAAATGCCGTCATTTGATACTGTGTGTGAACCCAATGTCGTGGAGCTCAAAAATGCCGTGGAGCAAGCCAATAAAGAAATTGCGAACCGCTTTGACTTTAAAGGTTCAGACGCGCGCGTCGAGCAAAAAGATAACGAACTCATTTTGTTTGCAGACGATGACTTCAAGTTAGGACAAGTGCGCGATGTACTCTTTAGCAAAATGGCTAAACGCAATGTGGACGTACGGTTTTTAAAAGACGATAAGACCGAAACGATGTCAGGCGATAAGCGTAAGCAAACCATGAAACTCTTAAAAGGCATCGAGCAAGAACTTGCCAAAAAGATCGTGCGCATCATTAAAGACAGCAAGATTAAAGTGCAAGCGAGTATTCAAGGTGATGCGGTGCGCGTGACTGGTGCCAAGCGCGATGATTTGCAGACTGCGATGGCGTTGCTGCGAAAAGAAGCAAGCGAAGCCCCTCTGGCGTTTAACAATTTTCGCGACTAATTTGTGGTTTTGGCATCTCAAAATGCGATCGATCAGTTTTGTGATGCCTGTTGGCTTGAAGATGGACTTTCAAAAAATACGCTAAGTGCCTATCGGCGAGATCTCACTTTATTTGCCGCCTGGTTGGGTGAGCAAAAAAATACCAGCGATCTTTATCACGTCCAGGAGGCAGATCTCACGGCCTACATGGCAGCTAAGCGAAGCGATAAAGCCACGACAGCTAATCGGCGCCTAACCGTCTTTAAGCGCTTTTATCGCCATGCACTGCGTCTTGGCTATGTCAAAGAAGATCCGTGTGCGAAATTACGAGCAGCTAAGCAAGCACAGCGTTTCCCCAAGGTCTTGAGTGAAGATCAGGTCATTGCGCTACTCAATGCCCCCAATATTGAGGAACCCCTGGGATTACGTGATCGCACCATGCTCGAGCTGATGTACGCGAGCGGCTTACGAGTCTCGGAAATTGTGTCTCTCAAAACCGTCGCTCTGGGGCTCAATGAAGGGGTGGTGCGCGTGGTCAATGGTAAGGGCGGCAAGGAGCGGATCGTTCCTTTTGGCGGTGAAGCGGGGCAGTGGTTGCATCAATACCTAAAAGAAGCGCGACCCATTCTTTTGGAGGGAAAAAATTGCCAAGAGGTTTTTGTGGGGCGCCGCACGGGGACTGGATTAACCCGTCAAGCGTTTTGGTTCATTATTAAACGCTATGCGAGTCAGGCTGGCATTCAAGTGGCGCTCTCACCCCATACTCTGCGGCATGCGTTTGCCACTCATCTCTTAAACCATGGTGCGGATTTGCGCGTGGTGCAACTTCTATTGGGACACGCGGATATCTCAACCACCCAGATCTACACGCATGTGGCGCGTGAGCGCCTCAAATCCTTACACGCCACCCACCATCCTCGTGGTTCTTAATCAAATCCGCTAGTATTGATTTATGGATGAGTTGATAAAGTATTTCTGGTTAATCCCAGTGGCGTACTTGCTGGGATCGATCTCGTTTGCGGTGGTCGTGAGCCGTGCGATGGGTTTACCAGACCCCTACACGCATGGTTCTAAAAATCCAGGGGCGACCAATGTCTTGCGCACTGGCAATAAAGTCGCTGCTGCCCTCACCTTGATTGGCGATGCTGCCAAAGGCTGGCTGGCAGTGACACTCGCGCGCGCAGTTTTAGGTGACCCCAGCCAAGCGAGCGTCAATATTCTCCTAGGACTAGTGGCGATTGCCGTCTTTATCGGACACCTCTATCCGATTTTTCATCGCTTTAAAGGGGGTAAGGGTGTGGCTACAGCCGCAGGGATCTTATTTGCGATTAATTGGGTCTTGGGCTTGGCCACCTTAGGAACCTGGCTCATTGTGGCAGTCTTTATGCGCTATTCGTCGCTAGCAGCCCTGTGTGCCGCAGTCTTTGCACCGATTTATTTCACCTTTTTATTTGGAATGCAGCCTATGGGTTTGGCCATCTTGGTGATGAGTGCACTTCTCATTCATCGCCATCGCAGTAATATCCGAAATCTTCTCAATGGCACGGAAACGCGCCTGAGTAAAAAATAGTGAATTAAAAATAACCGAACAAAGAACAATCAATCATGACTATCGCTATTATCTGCGTCATCCTTGCCGGTTTTTTACCCATCATTGCAGCGGGTATTGCGAAGTTTGGTCCCACCGAGAACTCTGCAAGCGATCCCTATGACAACAATCAACCGCGCGAGTGGCTTGCCAAGCAAACGGGAATACGTGCACGTGCGAATGCAGCGCAAGCCAATACCTTTGAGTCCTTACCCTTTTTCTATGCTGGGATTGCAATCGCCATGATCTTGCAAGCACCCCAAGCGCGCATCGATGTGTTGGCGATTGCTTATCTTTTAGCTCGCGTGGCCTATATTGCGTGCTATGTGATGGACTGGGCGAACTTGCGCACCTTCGTGTGGCTCATCGGATTTGCGTGTACAGTAGCTCTATTCTTCCAAATTTAGGTCAGCACCCAAGATGCTGAGATTTTTATGCCTAGCGCAATAAAACAAACCCCATCCAAAGCGAGTACTACATCAGTGACTCGCAAAAGTCGCAAAAGTGAAGAGGGCGTGCCACTCTCGCAAGTCATCCGTAAACGTATTCAAGCAAAGAAAGCCCGCTTTCATGCGAATGACAATATTGCGCAGTTCATTGAACCCGGTGAGATCGATGGCTTGATTGATGAAGTGGCGGGTAAGCTCCAAGGGGTCCTTGAGAGTTTAGTAATTGATACCGAGAGTGATCACAACACGCGTGGTACCGCCTATCGCGTCGCGAAGATGTATGTCAATGAAGTGTTCACTGGGCGCTATACACCGCAACCGAGTCTTACACGTTTTCCGAATGTCAGTCGCTTAAATGAACTCATGATCATCGGACCGATTGCGGTGAAGAGCGCCTGCTCACACCATTTGTGCCCGATTATGGGACGCGTGTGGATTGGGGTGTTGCCTGACAAACAAACAGCTCTCATTGGTTTGTCTAAATACGCTCGCATCACCGAATGGGTCATGTGTCGGCCACAGATTCAGGAGGAGGCCGTGGTGGAACTTGCCAACATCCTCGAAGAGAAGATGAAGCCCACTGGATTGGCACTTGTCATGGAAGCCGATCACTTTTGCATGCAATGGCGCGGTGTGAAGGATCTCAATTCCAAGATGGTCAATAGTGTGATGCGCGGTTCATTTCTAAAGGATGCGAATTTGCGCCGAGAGTTCTTAGCGCTCATGGATAAGCAGCAAGGCAAGCAGTAGAGCTTCATCTTATTGATTTGAGAATCATTCTCAGTTAAAAAATCAATTAAATCAGTAGCTTATAAAACACTACAACGAGTGTTGATTTGTGTTTTAAGATCGCATCTGCAGTTTTTTTGAACACGGAGAATCCATGAAAAACACACGTCGTCAATTTTTGATCATGTCTGCTGCTGGTGCAGCCACTTTGTCACTCAATAACTTGGCTCAAGCACAAGCCATGGTTGCTGAGACCGATCCACAAGCACAAGCCTTGGGTTACAAAGCCGACACCACTAAGGTCGATACCAAGAAGTATCCAAAGCACGCTAATACGCAGCGTTGCGATAACTGCGCCTTGTATCAAGGTAAGGCAGGCAGTGCAGCCGGTGGTTGCAGCCTGTTTGCTGGTAAACAAGTGGCTGGAGCTGGCTGGTGCTCAGCATGGGCTAAGAAAGCAGGTTAATTCGAAGTAAGCCTTTCAACATCCTTGCGATGTTGAACCAAACAAAAATGGCGCTCAATTGAGCGCCATTTTCTTTTCCTAAAAAAACTACAAATTAGGAATTTGCCAAGTGTGCCTCTAAGGTCTTGGTGAACTTGTTAGCGTGGCTGCGTTCAGCCTTTGCTAAGGTCTCAAACCAATCAGCAATCTCGTCAAAACCTTCTTCACGAGCGGTTTTAGCCATACCTGGGTACATATCGGTGTACTCATGGGTCTCACCAGCAATCGCTGCTTGGAGAGCCTCGGCAACGGTCTTAGCAGGCATACCAGTACCTGGCTCGCCAGCGCCACCATTGATCAAATACTCCATATGACCGTGAGCGTGCCCGGTCTCACCTTCGGCGGTGGAGCGGAAAACAGCTGCTACGTCGTTTGCACCAGCAATGTCAGCTTGGTTTGCGAAGTACAAATAACGACGGTTGGCTTGGGACTCACCAGCAAATGCTTCTTTCAACGACTGTTCAGTCTTGGTACCTTTTACCGACTTAGCCATATAAATCTCCTTTAGAATGAATGGGTTATAAATTTAGAGGCAGTGAAGGGAGAGGCTCTCCCGGCACTAGTCCACTTAGTAATTATCAGAAATTTTGATGACCGTTTCATCGTATTTTTGTATAGATCCAATAGGAAAAAACTAGTGATTTTCTTAATGGATAGTTAAAGTTAATCAATCTTTAGGGGTATTTGTAAGCATTTGAATTCTTTGAGGGATGCACGCAACACCCTGAAAATAGAAGCGGCTCTTGGATTTAGGTCGGTTTCATCCCAACCTCTGTTTTGAAGCAATACAATAGCGTGCATTGGGATTGGGTCAAGCGCAGTACAAAATTGGCTCAAAACCAACGGTGAGTCAGTCCAAATCAACCGATTAAACAATATGGATGCTGAGCTTCTCTATCAAAAATTACTAAATCATCTGCGGGAGAAGCTCCAAGGTAAACCAACCCTTCAGATCGCCGGACTTGCCATTGGCGGTGCCTGGGTTGCTAAGCGCCTCGCCAACGATTTAAGCTTGGCACAATACGGCGTGATTAATGTGGCGTTTCATCGCGACGATTATGCGGAGAAAGGGTTGGCAGCGATTCGATCGGCCGACACCATGGCAACGCATCTCCCCTTTGATGTGACAGGCGCTCAAATCGTACTCATCGATGATGTGCTCTTTACTGGAAGAACCGTGCGCGCTGCGCTCAATGAACTCTTTGATTTTGGTAGGCCCGCTGCAGTAGAGCTCATGGTGCTAGCCGATCGTGGTCAACGTGAGTTACCGATCGCTGCTGATTTTGTCGGCGAGCATATCCAATTACCAGACACTCAAATCCTGGCTTTAGAAAAGGGAACCGAGGATACTCGGGAAATCTTTCGCTTCGTTCTCGAGGAGCGCGCATGACTATGCAAACGAATTCCGCAGGCGAGCTCACTCATTTACTCACGCTCGAGGGTATGCCCAAAGAGCAGATCGTCCACATTTTGGATACTGCGCAGCAATTTGTGAGCGTGACCGACCCTGCCCGTGAAGTAAAAAAAGTACCGCTACTGCGGGGCAAGAGCGTCTTCAATCTCTTTTTTGAAAACTCCACCCGTACCCGCACGACCTTTGAGATTGCTGCCAAGCGCCTCTCGGCGGATGTGATTAATCTCGATATCTCGACCTCATCAACCGCTAAGGGCGAGAGTCTCATGGATACCATCGACAATCTGATTGCGATGCAAGCCGATATTTTTGTGGTGCGTCATAGTGTCTCGCGCGCTCCGATTGAGATTGCGAATCACGTACCACCTTATGTGCATGTGATTAACGCCGGCGATGGAAGCCATCAGCATCCCACGCAGGGCTTACTCGACATGTACACCATGCGCCACTTTAAGAAGGATTTCACCAAACTTAAGGTAGCGATTGTGGGCGATATTGTGCACAGCCGCGTGGCGAAATCGAATATTCATGCGCTCACCGCTTTGGGTTGCACTGACATTCGCGCCATTGGTCCTGAGAGTTTGCTCCCCAATGATTTGGATTTGCTGGGTGTGAAAGTATTTCATAGCATGGAGGAGGGTCTGCGCGGCGTTGATGTGGTGATGACGCTACGCATTCAAAAAGAGCGCATGGAAGCCGGTAAGGTTCCCGAAGGCGCTGCGTTTTTTGCTCAGTTTGGACTCACCCCTGCACGTTTAGCACTCGCCAAACCCGATGCGATTGTGATGCATCCCGGCCCCATGAATCGGGGAGTTGAGATCGATTCAGCGGTTGCCGATGGTGCTCAATCGGTCATCCTCAAACAAGTCACTTTTGGAATAGCCGTACGGATGGCGGTGATGTCAATCGTGGCGGGCAACTAAAGCTGCGATTGCGGCTGCGATACTCTCATCAAAATAGACGTGACTGTCAAGAATTGCCTCATCTTGGGTTGCAGCTGAGGATGGTTTGAGGCGCTGACCGATAATCACTTGAAAATCCACCAGTGAACTAAGCCCAAACATCTGTGCCCAGGAGTTATTGCGATGTGGATTAATTTCGAGCACGCGAACATCGCGATCAAGAAACAATAGATTAAAGACTCCGGCACCCACCATGTAAGTAAAGGTTTTAGCCGAAGCCAAGGTTTGCAAATAGTCTTTAAAGCTGAGTTTTGATAAGTAGACAAGCTCAATGTGGTGATCGTTTAAAAACTTGGGATCAATATTGAGTAAATTTTTGCGACTGAGTTCATTGCGACCGTAGAGCAGATTTTTAGTGCGGTGTTCAGTAATGCCATTGCGCGCAAAACAAATCGCTTTAATCTCCTCGCAGATCGAGAGGTAGTCGGGATAGATTTTGAGATCTCGACCTTCCGGAGTGAGAATCAGATCGGAAAATTGGTAAACGCGAGAGCGATCGAGAAAAACCAAATAGTCTTTACCAATCACCGATTCAAGAAACTCTTGTTGAAAGCGATCGCCATCAATCGAGACACAAATTCGTTTTTTGTTGGTGCGCCAGACATAGTAGAGCGGAAAGAAGACGTCATGAAAAAAGTGCGCGATGTTATCAACGTGAATTAGGAGTAAATAAAACGATTCGCCTTGTAGGTCAACGACCTGGAGTTCGGGGCTTTTACGAAATGCTTTGCGAACAAAGCGAATCCGATCGTGTTTGATATTAATGGGTACTTTGGTATAGAGCCGATGATCATGCAGAACATAGGGTGCCGAAATCCGTTCGCGCGGACGAAAAAAGTCAAGGAGTCGGTGAAGATTAGGCATCTCGTTGATTGAAGAATTGACTAGCGAGTAAGCCTACTATAATCGAGTCGTTCGCTCGTATTCAAAGTCCTCGCTAGGACTTCATCAAGAACAATTGGTATTAGGGGATCTTTTTAGAGAGTTCATTGAAAAAAATATCCGTTCCACCCACGCAACGCCGTTGGCTACTGCTCACCCATGCATTTAATATGGACGGCCGGGCGGCGAGCCTGACCATCACCGATAAGATCCCTTATTTTTTAGAGGCCGGTGTGCAGCCGATTGTGCTAAGCGCCATTACCGGTATTCACGATACGCGCTTTCCTCATCAGCAGTTCTTGGCCTGGGGCCCGTCAGCCTTTCGCTTTGACTTTCGCCATTGGATTGCCAATCAATACGGACGGGGGTGGTTTTATAAACTGACAACTCGAACGGTTTCGGTGCTCCTAGCCCCCTTCATTGCGATTGAAAAACTCCTCTTGGGTTACTCGAGTCAATGGTCCTGGGC is a window from the Polynucleobacter sp. HIN11 genome containing:
- a CDS encoding type II toxin-antitoxin system HigB family toxin — its product is MRVISNKRIIEFSANHPDALKPLQSWRRIIESQSFDNYSQLKSIFGSMDKVEDLIVFDICGNRYRLITFISFLKQICYIKQILTHAIYDKGRWKK
- the murB gene encoding UDP-N-acetylmuramate dehydrogenase — encoded protein: MNFDCKPLANYSLEDRNTLGFDVVAEWVLPITQAEQIPAAIRWARNAGLSHRVLGGGSNVVLPDQLQGVTLLMDIDFIEVLENRDSNTRLRVGAGVSWHAFVRWTLDQNYRGLENLALIPGTVGAAPIQNIGAYGVEVKEYIEAVEAYDCQTNQWVALSKADCQFSYRHSLFKDEPNRFVITAVIFDLPKVWQPRVSYADLTNHFANRAVDSIAAYEIFDAVCAIRAQKLPDPKVIGNVGSFFQNPVISNQQLQFLKEQFPQIVSYPESATHSKLAAGWLIDQCGFKGMQLGNVGVHNKQALVLTHRGGGNAGELLGLAEQIQKKVKETFGVDLIPEPIFFN
- a CDS encoding YajQ family cyclic di-GMP-binding protein; protein product: MPSFDTVCEPNVVELKNAVEQANKEIANRFDFKGSDARVEQKDNELILFADDDFKLGQVRDVLFSKMAKRNVDVRFLKDDKTETMSGDKRKQTMKLLKGIEQELAKKIVRIIKDSKIKVQASIQGDAVRVTGAKRDDLQTAMALLRKEASEAPLAFNNFRD
- the xerD gene encoding site-specific tyrosine recombinase XerD, which encodes MVLASQNAIDQFCDACWLEDGLSKNTLSAYRRDLTLFAAWLGEQKNTSDLYHVQEADLTAYMAAKRSDKATTANRRLTVFKRFYRHALRLGYVKEDPCAKLRAAKQAQRFPKVLSEDQVIALLNAPNIEEPLGLRDRTMLELMYASGLRVSEIVSLKTVALGLNEGVVRVVNGKGGKERIVPFGGEAGQWLHQYLKEARPILLEGKNCQEVFVGRRTGTGLTRQAFWFIIKRYASQAGIQVALSPHTLRHAFATHLLNHGADLRVVQLLLGHADISTTQIYTHVARERLKSLHATHHPRGS
- the plsY gene encoding glycerol-3-phosphate 1-O-acyltransferase PlsY codes for the protein MDELIKYFWLIPVAYLLGSISFAVVVSRAMGLPDPYTHGSKNPGATNVLRTGNKVAAALTLIGDAAKGWLAVTLARAVLGDPSQASVNILLGLVAIAVFIGHLYPIFHRFKGGKGVATAAGILFAINWVLGLATLGTWLIVAVFMRYSSLAALCAAVFAPIYFTFLFGMQPMGLAILVMSALLIHRHRSNIRNLLNGTETRLSKK
- a CDS encoding MAPEG family protein, producing MTIAIICVILAGFLPIIAAGIAKFGPTENSASDPYDNNQPREWLAKQTGIRARANAAQANTFESLPFFYAGIAIAMILQAPQARIDVLAIAYLLARVAYIACYVMDWANLRTFVWLIGFACTVALFFQI
- the folE gene encoding GTP cyclohydrolase I; the protein is MPSAIKQTPSKASTTSVTRKSRKSEEGVPLSQVIRKRIQAKKARFHANDNIAQFIEPGEIDGLIDEVAGKLQGVLESLVIDTESDHNTRGTAYRVAKMYVNEVFTGRYTPQPSLTRFPNVSRLNELMIIGPIAVKSACSHHLCPIMGRVWIGVLPDKQTALIGLSKYARITEWVMCRPQIQEEAVVELANILEEKMKPTGLALVMEADHFCMQWRGVKDLNSKMVNSVMRGSFLKDANLRREFLALMDKQQGKQ
- a CDS encoding high-potential iron-sulfur protein, whose product is MKNTRRQFLIMSAAGAATLSLNNLAQAQAMVAETDPQAQALGYKADTTKVDTKKYPKHANTQRCDNCALYQGKAGSAAGGCSLFAGKQVAGAGWCSAWAKKAG
- a CDS encoding rubrerythrin family protein; amino-acid sequence: MAKSVKGTKTEQSLKEAFAGESQANRRYLYFANQADIAGANDVAAVFRSTAEGETGHAHGHMEYLINGGAGEPGTGMPAKTVAEALQAAIAGETHEYTDMYPGMAKTAREEGFDEIADWFETLAKAERSHANKFTKTLEAHLANS
- the pyrR gene encoding bifunctional pyr operon transcriptional regulator/uracil phosphoribosyltransferase PyrR, with the protein product MDAELLYQKLLNHLREKLQGKPTLQIAGLAIGGAWVAKRLANDLSLAQYGVINVAFHRDDYAEKGLAAIRSADTMATHLPFDVTGAQIVLIDDVLFTGRTVRAALNELFDFGRPAAVELMVLADRGQRELPIAADFVGEHIQLPDTQILALEKGTEDTREIFRFVLEERA
- a CDS encoding aspartate carbamoyltransferase catalytic subunit, whose amino-acid sequence is MTMQTNSAGELTHLLTLEGMPKEQIVHILDTAQQFVSVTDPAREVKKVPLLRGKSVFNLFFENSTRTRTTFEIAAKRLSADVINLDISTSSTAKGESLMDTIDNLIAMQADIFVVRHSVSRAPIEIANHVPPYVHVINAGDGSHQHPTQGLLDMYTMRHFKKDFTKLKVAIVGDIVHSRVAKSNIHALTALGCTDIRAIGPESLLPNDLDLLGVKVFHSMEEGLRGVDVVMTLRIQKERMEAGKVPEGAAFFAQFGLTPARLALAKPDAIVMHPGPMNRGVEIDSAVADGAQSVILKQVTFGIAVRMAVMSIVAGN
- a CDS encoding glycosyltransferase 61 family protein, which encodes MPNLHRLLDFFRPRERISAPYVLHDHRLYTKVPINIKHDRIRFVRKAFRKSPELQVVDLQGESFYLLLIHVDNIAHFFHDVFFPLYYVWRTNKKRICVSIDGDRFQQEFLESVIGKDYLVFLDRSRVYQFSDLILTPEGRDLKIYPDYLSICEEIKAICFARNGITEHRTKNLLYGRNELSRKNLLNIDPKFLNDHHIELVYLSKLSFKDYLQTLASAKTFTYMVGAGVFNLLFLDRDVRVLEINPHRNNSWAQMFGLSSLVDFQVIIGQRLKPSSAATQDEAILDSHVYFDESIAAAIAALVARHD